The nucleotide sequence aaaacccgtgcatgtcgctcaagaacagccgaaaatattgctgttgtaaccgaaagtgttaaagaaaacccaggtttgtctaTTCCTCCaggttctttggaattaggcatttcaCAAACGTcgttacaccgtattttgcatagagatttgggtcttaaggtttataaagtccagttaacacaagaactcaagccggccgatcatcaacaacgtcgtgtctttgctgattggctcgttgaaatgcatgaaaatgatccggaattccatcggtggcttcgtcaacaagaaaaattgtttgatcTGGAGCTCAGAAtgtccaagagttattgttgaaaagcctctctatcctcaacgtgtgactgtttggtgtaggttatggtccggcggagtcattggaccttactttttcgaaaatgaagctggagcaacagttacggtgaatgaattgcgctatcgagagatgattaacgatctttgatggccggaattggatggtattgatcgggacaacgtttattttcaacaagacggcgctacgagccgcacaagcaacgaaacctcttattggaaaagccTTTATAGGTGCATAAAAGAAACTTAATGAACCTTTTTGCCTAGTAAGAGATAAGCTACTATTTCAAATCCGATCAACAACCAGGTAATATTTATAAGATGGGTCTTTTTCAAATCCCAAGAATTCAAAACtgataaatttctttaaaatttggaaaagtggcATGGCACCGCccactttaacatttttttttttaatacaaacatagatacaatataaaatacataacacTGTTTGTTAACTCTGCAGCTACTTATATCTCAACTAACGAGCAGTACAATTTCGGCAACATAAAGAGAATTTTCTGAAGAGATTTTCATAGTCCCTTCCTTAAGTTAATAGTCATCATGCCAGATCATGCGGTTTAATTCACTGGAGTCGTCGGGTTAGGCCTGAgcgaaattgaaaatatctcgAAGAATTTTATTCTGGAGTCGTTGAAGTATATTTGCATTACTTTGACTGGCGCAACCCCATAGTTGCGCGCCATAGGATCACACAGGCTTTATGAATtgtttatatatagatatttttgtatatatgggTAGCTTTGATCTTCGTTCAATTAgcgttttcatttttattgtctTCAGATCTCCTTCCATTGAAGCTTAGCATCGAGCGTTAAGCCAAGGTATTTTGCAGTGTTTGCATGTGGTATTGCAGCCCGTAGCAGTATTATTGGGTActgattcatttttttgttggtgAAGTTTACATGAACCGACTTGGCATTGTTCAATTTAATGCGCCAAGTCTTCGTCCGTTCTTCAATTTCGACGTTTGTTGCAATTTGAAGTTTTCTCTGCAACTTCTTCAGCGCCTTTTCCAATTGCTAGGATGGCAGTGTAGTCGGCAAAAGTGGCGATCAAGCTATTCGGGGATATCGGCAAGTCTGCGGTATATAGAAGGTCCAAGAGCGAACCAAGAATGCCTCCTTGCGGCACATTCAAGGTTTGAGTATTCGTTTCCTTGATGAAGGCGAAAGTAGCATTCGCTCAGATACGCCTTTAGGACGGCGCAAAAATCATTTGGAAGGCAGATATTGAGTTTGTTATGGTATTTAAACCGACATGCCAAACCTTGTCGAAAGCTTGTGCGTCGTCCAGGAATGCTGCTGAACACACGTTATTCTGTTCAAAAGAGTTTTCGGATTCAACTGTGAGTCCAACACCTGATCGATGGTTGAGTGCTTACTGCGAAAGCCAAATTGATGCGAAGGTAACAAGGTTTTAGAGTCGATAAATGGCGTCAATCGATTGAGGATGAGCTTTTCAAATAGCTTACCAATTTGAGGCAGAATGGTTGGAATGAGAAAAAAAGATGTAAATCTTATCCAACTTTTGGAATCATTATCAACTTCTGCAACTTTCCACAGAGTACAGGGAGCATAGTGCAgataaattgaatgattaaacaATTTGACTAATTTAATCAAACTTATATAGGGTAACTTTTTTAACACCCCAGCAGTAACTAAATCGAATCCGGGCGCTTTTTTATCTCTTAATATAGTTGTTGTATTCCCCTTTTGAGTTCTATTATGGTAATGAATGAGATAGGGGTGTTTTCGTTCACAGTAAGAGTATACAAATTGTCACATCGATTTTCGTTGGGTTGGAAGGTTTTTGTTAACACTTTAACATTTAACCatatacagtgactcacagcttatttgatgcaggtaatacttttttagaaaaaataaaatgactcgatgtttattgaatttaattaataaaatgtaaacgacttgtaatgagatatgtatgtattgtttaccactgcagaaagaacgataacaaaaacaaagcttgctgaaaaaatatagaaacaaatagttttctcatcaaaataggctcacagcttaaatgatgcagtgtattttatattttctctgagaatGCAATAAcggtgaaatttatttttttctgtttaactTAGCGTTTTaagtcattctcaaaaaaattttataaagaaaagttgaaaaaatctaaatttttttaaatggggAAGACAAACCTCACTTGAAAAATGGGAAGACGTTATTCGTCATTATAAAGAAGGCAAAAGCCaacgaaaaattgcagaaattgttgCTATTAGTTCCTCAACTATCCAGCACATTATAGAAAGGTTTCGTCACGAAAACAGGATAGAAGATAAGGGCAGATCtgcgccaaataaaatatttaatgatgcagATAAGAGGTGAATTGttcgcaaagttaaagaaaaccccGATTTAAgcttggccgcacccttggatgtgcttgggcgaaggtccagctccccATCCGCCACTGACGAAAATTTCGCCGGGTAGACAGCTGTGCTGGACtttttgtcgaggcgccgataggggcgtggctcagcagaaccttttcctGCCACATTAATtggcgccaagaccgcgctcgtaccttggaGAGTCGTGCCTCGGCCATAGGCAGCAGCtgcagggcagggaggtgtactgctttcagccaccgtcctTCTCCGCTTACCTCGAGAGCGAGCCAGCTTGGGAGCGCCCGCGCCCACCGAAGATTCGGTAGCTaccgtgggtgtcacttccgctgacaggggtcttttggaagacacagacgcagaagggctggcagagccacatgaggatttctcccgcataagtcttgcccgccgctttcttctctcccttcttgccacgctcttcgatttcccggcttctttgggaggtcgtgcagccaccgaagagacctcacaactcaggcaCTCCGAAACAGAGAAGCGTTTTTCAGACTCTGGAGaagaggagattgcgatagcctggggcctccagaatccatgcccctgccgccgaagcggatggattgccacttgtgtggattccacctggagtaatatTCTTTGTGTTGTCCATTACCAAGGATTATTCGGGCtactccctagccagtttggttcgcgggTGGCACCCCGATTCTATGCCatctttgagtcatcacacgagtgttgaacccaccACATCAGGGAAGGCCAATCGTGTGATGTcagggcttccctatccaccagccacgacgcgcccgatgggagatcaggcgACTCTTTCTATCTTTACATTCTTgcgaaatgaaacaaaatgtagattgttttctatttttatgcATGTATTTTTATTCTCACAATTGCTCTGTGTAAAAGTTAGAAACCTTAGATGGACGTGGAAAACACACTTGATAAAATGTTTGCACACAAAATTTCCAAGAAATATTTTAGAACTATGGAAGACTAAAgttcatagtttttttttaactttttacaattttaaagctatggacgcacaaaatttataaaatgtttacaatttttttctacgatttatACAATCGAAATAATTTTGCACAATCGGCTTAAAATCACAACATTCTTTCTTAGACACAATTGCTACGAATTTATTATAACtgataaaattttctaaaaaaaaatatgcttcgGTTCTTGGTAGAAGACAAACGGATTAGTTccaagcataaataaaaaatgcctcaaaaatacactcgtcaaatttaaatgaatacACACACCTGCATGTGTAATAGTGAAAATGattgtgaaattaaattaaaatatttatttatttgctatgCACTTGAAGAGGCACCAGAGCATTAAGCCAGACACTGCGATCACCGCATCCCACCTCACCACGCCCATGTTGGCGATACTTTGCCAAAATTGAATTCATCTGGATGTCCCTGATGTTGCACATCCGCCACGTGATCTAGAACTATAGACCACTTAAATGGACCACTGGAGGCCTTTCGCATTGCATTTGCTTGAATATCATTGCGCACCGATCGATGTTCAGTTATCCGCTCCAGTTCGGCAAGCTGCGACGCATCATCAATGCTTACACTCAAGCGTCCATCCATCAAATTGGAAGCAATATCCGTTGATTCACTTGCGACACTCGCAATCGCTTCACGCGGTTGCACGTGCTGTAGCCGTATAAAAATGGGCCCAGCAAAGGCATGATAGTCGCTAATGCCTATTTGCGCATTGTAGGAGAACAATTTGATGTCAATGTTGCCATATGCAACCGACTCTTCGCCTAGCAGATCGCCTCGGAAACCGTGTTTTCGCATAAATTGATCGACTGCCTCGAGATTAGTTAGTTCTTCGTCAAGCGCTGCCTTCATGTCGAGATAGGCATTTTCAGGGGATACGCCGCTAGCTTGCAACATCTCATCGAAGTAGGGCACCCCATTGGCAATCCACGTTGAGTTTGCGCCCGTTAAAAACTTCTCAGAGACATCTTTCAGATGCATGCGACCCGGCAGTTGTTCGACAATCCATACCAATCCTTTGTTGCGGTTATGACGTTCATTTATGGCTGCCTCATCTGCGGCATTCAACGGCAATGCGGCATCGTCATGTTTTTCATCTTCGGCTAGCGTCATGTATAAATTGTCTTGGGGGCGCAGTTTGTTCAAGTCGACCGTTATCCACTGTTTGCAGCCAGTGAAGGGGTGACGCGACATTGCCTTTGCCCAAGTGCGACGATTCTGCGCTATACGATTCGCGGCCATGACACGCGCAGCCAACGGCAACGCTTGTGTAACGTTCACTGTCTTCCACAAATCGAGATTCTCATTCTTTATGCCTACACCGCCGACAATGGATTGCACCTGACGACCCTTCACGATGTAGAAGTCATCGGTGGAGCCGAGTATGCCTGGATAGCCGGTAAATGTTATATCTACGCCGGGCACTGTATTCGAGCGTTGATTCGGTGAGAAGTGATAATGAAATTTATAACGCTTTTGGATGCGCAACATAGAAGCGTAGCTGCCGGCAGTGCTGTGACCAAAAAGTAACCGCCATGTGGGTGCGTCGGCGGTTTGAAAGATTTTCGTCAGCATTGTGGCGCTCGGTAAAAAGAAATTCTTTGGTCCTGTTTCAGCTTCTTTAGCTGATGCTTCAGCTGTAGCAACGTCTTCGGTCTCCGTGTCGGCTGTTTCATTACTTTTCATCCATACAAAGTTCTCAAAATAGATTTTGAGATCCTGAATGTCAGCGGCGGCATTCAAAAGTAGAAAATCGGAAAATGGTATTTCCTCTTCGAGATCTGAACGTGCACGAGATGCGCCGCGTATATACCCCGTTTCTAGGCCCTCCAATTGACTGAAGTAGAGGCTGATCTGATGCCAGTAGTGGTCGTGCTCACCGCGTTGTACAGCTGTCTCTTTGATGCGTATGTAATTCTCGTCCAGGAGATCGCGCAGCCAAGAGCAAAAGGTTTGGGAATCTTCATCACGTTCGCAGGAGGATTCAATGGTGCTGAagagtgaaataaaaataggtgtttaaaaaattttcaaataataaaatgtttgtaattttaTGCATAGGACTTTCCAATAGGGGCTGgtggaaatggaataaaaaaaactatgtgtaaggtattaacaaaattctttgTTTATTAAGAAAGATCCATTTATGCATGCCATTTGGCAGTGAATATGGCATCGTTGAAGTGTGCGTCACAACTTCGTAGAGCGTCATGGAACCGCAAGGTCTAGGTTATGCTGCCTTTGAGGACAACATCCGATTGCGGTTTATTGGAGTAGAACTACGAGTTTAGAAAACCTCACAAGAAAAATCGATCAAAGTGGCCAATACAGGCCATCTTCACGAGATTTAGCGATAACCAAATCTTCTCAACTAACTCAAATCTTTTATGCTCTAACTTGCCATGGCGATTTGTTTTCAGtgcgtaaataataaaaacagtttCGACAGACATTTCCAAAACAATCCGTCTCTATCGGAAAACCCTACATCCAATGTTACTTACTTCTTCCATTGATTATAGATATTGTTCCATGTCAGCGAGCCCTCAAGTATTCCAGCACCGAAAGCCTGTACCCAGTCCGGGTAAGTACGTTGAGTTTCCACCTCGATTTGCGCCCAACTGTAAATGAAAAAGCAACGAATATTAAAAGCTGTGGCAAAGTAACTAAAAACTGAAAGGGCCCCAATCACTTGGGACGAGACTAAATAACTGGTATTACCCATATCTGATATCCTAAAAATTCTACTATAGAAAAATTCTACTCTAGAGCAGATCAAATCTAACGCATTTTATATTCACTTCTGTTACTAATCTATGAACAATTTGATAAGCAACGAGGATAAGCAATGGAGGATAAGTGACTGGAATAGTACGAAAATTCCTTTTCCTAAATATTCAAGATCTCTTCAAAGTACCTGAAGTAAGCTGAGCGGTACTAAGTTACTTCATCCAAAAAATGTGCACTGTCCCAATCACGCGGTCTATAAGAGATGCAGATGGCAATGGAACTGAAACCAGAAATACAAACAATGGGCATTTTCTCTTATAAAACTCGGCTCTATAAaagcacaaaatattaaatagaggCTCAAGAATACTGAAATATCTGAAAGAAGTGGCGAATCCGACCAATAGGACATCATCAAAATCCCTTGAGTTGAGATACTGTCTAACTTAAGTGGAAATACTGCCTTTTTTATAGCATCTACCACAGATTCAGTAAGAGTTTCAAGACAGTAATAATACCTAGACCTAACTTCATCTAAAACATTTAGAGTATCACTTGATTTTGCCCATTAACTAAGATGCTTTCGGCTTATACCACCTCAAAATGGCAAATAGTTCCTTTTCTGAAGAGTTTATAATAGATAAATAATAGTTTTATAATTagagcttacaccctttttgggtgttcgaGCGAGCTCTTCAGCCTATTTGTagtgctgttccacaaatggagaaaccTACAGTTTTCAGCCGACTtggaacggcaaatattttttatgatgagctttttcatggcagaaatacacgcggaggcttgccattgtctgccgaggggcgaccccgttttgaaaaaacttttcgtattatttgatgtttcatgcaccatcccattcggctacggcgaccggtGAGGAATACGTGTAtgcatagcagaaatacattttACGTGACGAGGGCTTACCGCtgttagatttgatttttaatgtcagcagtGACAATTGAACTCAGTATCGACTGACTGAAGGTCATATACAAACCCACTAAGCCAAGGTAGATGGGTAggcgaaatggttgaagtgccagtctggcactcctcaagtagcgcCGCTTTGAtagcattatgagacctccaacatgcagatatctacagccagccacagCTGTTGATAcgatggagaagattgatgagatttaggttggtgcactgcTCCAGACTGtggaagaaaggagcgcccagtgaccttagtcgtctatctgccaaacccggacatttacagagaaaacagtctctttctctgaaaggtccccacagcttctgcagtgggggttaaatggtaatccTAGATTTTCCGCgtatgtgccgatcgtccagtgaccggtaaacacagctacgagtttggaaattgaatggcgaggagtccaaaggactttctgtttccttcgtatatcgtattagggccaaagggttttcgaaatagcacatgaagaaatggagctctatcttttctgtgctttcctgagaaataatttgtgcagttcccctttaacaactgtcagggggatgccgatgaccgggtaggaggtctctgtggcgtattcagtccccttcctggcaagctcatcagacatgttcctatgtcctggaacccatatcagacAAATGTTAGATTtgatttcctccttacaggagtttactaatttcattctgcatcatggcgtcgtcagagtcttaatcgcggcttgactaacgaagaaaatgttaatacatATCTCCCTCGCTGCCGCGTTCCCtaaacattttgcatgcctgcaggatcgcaaagacttcagCTTGAAaagcactagcagtattcggcggttgaaaggaaatagataaattgactgatttagagaaaacccccgattctatcttggaaccgtcaatgaagacagaggtgcaagctttaGTGCAGATTTTCCCTCTAAGCTAAAAAGGCCGAAAATATAGTTTGCCAATATTTAGGGCTACTCGTTTACTAATCTTCGGCATTCATTTCCACAGTTGCTATAGAATCTGAAgttcttaattttgaatttaagaaACACATTTCACTTACCCATTTTCATAGATGGAATCCTTGTAGCAAACTCTAGCAGCACCCTTTGGAATGTTAAGTagatcattttgctgtttccagtATTCAATGTGAAATCCAGTCTGTTTCGACCAAAATGCCGTAGCACAGTATGTGCCATTATATTTCGGACGTTCCATATAGCTAATGAAGAAAGCTCCTATCACAAGTAAACCAGCACCGATAAGGATGTAAGTCCCTATTCGTGTTTTTTGCCAAGATGCACCAACAACTTTGAGCATTGTTCCGGCCGTTTTGAAGTTTAATTGATACAAAATCTAGAAAAAACTGTACAGCGCGCGGAACGCTGTGCTCTCAAGCTGGTTTGGTATGCACGCTATATGCGACGATATGTGACGATATGTTAAGATATGAGCCTCTTTTTTCAATACAGATTATGTAGAATTAGGTTTCAGATTTCACAAGCAATTGACTGGTTACAAGGCAATATGATGTGCAAGATTTACACTAGGGTATAATTGAGGTCGGCGCGTGCAGCGTACGAATGTTCAAGACTGCGGCTGTGTGCGTCGATAGTGCTGACGATGGCTGCTCCCAGCGTGGTGAGAGCGTTGGCACTTGCGTATTGGAGGGCACTGAGGTATAGGATGTCTGTGGCCACTTTGACTGGCGAAACGAACGTATTGCTCATCGGAGGAAACGTTTATATCGCTAGCTGGTTTGTGTACGATGTGAAACGATGTATTCAGTGGTGAGGTTTTCGATTATTTTAGGCTGCTTAGATTGCTTTTACTTTGGtatgttttttaaatgcaaataattgGTGATGTATTCATTTAGCAATGAAGCTGGTGTTAGGAGAACTTTGAAAATGAGCTGATCTTGTTTTGTACATAAATAGCAGataaccaaaaatattgctattttttctaatatttattttaaaagaggCCGGAGTTAGTTGAATTGAgtgtttggtcaaaaaagtccctgaaatgaaagaaaacgaaaataaataaaaatttgttagaattaattaaattagttaaaaCTATAGAAGtaggtatataatataattgagaCATAAATAgacaataatcggaatcagttccacagaaatcatgaattggatcagcgattatgtatgcaatctacatGAAAAGCGATGGTCCGGATGGTCCGATCTAGAACGCCGCAGaagtgcaaagtgttttgtgacaagtccgaacggAAAACTgtaaaactttctactaaaacttggaaggaaagacgttcggttgttGGTCggcattattacaggacacaatccatggggtcagcatatgaccacctttggaatcattgaggccccaatgtgcctgtcctttttggaggaggcggatagcactgagcacgttctctgtgagtgccctgtctttgctagagcaagactacgagttttgggttccaaaGCCGTgggaatgagtaaaattcgttctgtggaactgaaggatatttacagatttaccaaagaatctggaaaattctcacaggactaactacctctgtccctgtctctattcttttctatctctttctctaataGTTTTCTCCTTCtcttcttgactatctaccctctttccagagctctaaatgcaatgggctttttatgctgactgttttaggagccaccaaatcacttggtgctccttggatcgaccaattcaaatttcaatttcgatacataaattatattttatgatgCCTAAAAATATGTATCTACTTTTACTCAGCGAGGCAAAGTACATAAATTGAACACTTTGAAGTGTTTCTCGAATTCTGGATTTTTTGAATTATGACGTTTTTCCACCACCAAACGAGCGATATGTTAGTTTGGTATTCTTAACAGCATCCATTTCACCTGAAAGcgctatattttaaaaatttcgattttaattgttttttccgTTATTAGTTTCCTTTAGGGCCGATTAGTCGGTTGCGGGGTTTACCAAATGACTACCCAGGCAAAATTAGCACGTGAAGACGCCACCGCACTTACACTTCTCATAGAAAAACCTCCAAATCTATtatagtaaagggtggttaaatttcaagggccggtgttgattttgaataaaatacaatttttttaggaaattattgtcatttctctttattgtgataatattggtatggctcaattacgtatggaacaaaatatcggccaaatggccccCGCGGCAtcgacggcacacctccaaagaccaccaaatgcaaataggtCCTTATCTGAAtataatacagtgcactcgcgataactcgaactaattaaaacaggcgctgttcgatttatcgaatttgttcaacttatcaattgagtgtgctatgttaaaaaaacagtcattgatatcgatttttcgatcgattgttgaaaatggaagccagtagaaaatttctggagtatagtttcgttatacgaattacattttggtccattggctggatcaatggtgtcacattcggcggcataaacatagttaaaattaaaccatcctcggactttaattcgattccgttgggatgtgatggggcattatcaattagaagaagagccttctcaggtagtcccccatctttcaaatattttcttacctaaatattaaagtcatttaacttggttaaaaaaattgttttaatgaatctggattttacctgcggcgcgaattatgaaaccagtctttgaaaatcgccgaagtcatccaggctgatttggaatttttgtactccaccggacagttaaaatttttgaaaacacgaggatttcttgctttgtcaataacgagaagtttaagcttatggttgccggtagcgttagtgcaagccataaattgccttatctttcttttttataagacttatggtggacttggctaccccatattccttcgctagagaagtaacactacgtccacgtttaattttgttaaggacttcagccctctcttttaatgttaaacacttcaaccttttacgatccattactcacgtgcactgatacactacaaatgacaaatttaaagcaatttggtcaatgcaagatgttgttcccagaaaactaacgggatattaacgccgaaatattcatatggacaatacactagtatacatataatttatatacatatactattacatatgtatgtatgtacaaaatgtacatgtttgaaaagaatgtacacacataatttaaatttgtttttttgttcgagttatagcgtttttttattgttcgagttacaaagaagtcaatagggggaaaaatgtgttcgagttagcacgtcgttcgacttagcggctatgcGAGTTACCGCGAGTACACTGTataatacagtctgtgtcagaagaaaagaaccggttttctCTTGTAACTTCGAGATATATTTCCTTCtcttttttgctgcataatagtcccactcaagggcaaAGACGCCAGTGCTAaatcaggttagtgtcgttcgaaacttttccgtaaacgcaaccaaacaaagaTGAGtgcgaggcggtatttttatgcactcattcgaaagggccgaaattatcttatcgcggcggctgcaaaagtgattaaaaaatcgaaaaagtttgttgtgatgtggaatcagcggtataaagtgtacaaaaatgttgatgtctTTTCCGAGcgtggcttgaagcgagtgacgacaaaaaagcaggataaattGATCTTCCAACCCTTTAAGTGGGACCCTTcgttgtgactacgccaagcccgatcagttcttgctaaaaagggaaaagatgtgagtatcaacaccatcgaacgtcgactgaaggggGCGAACATATCTTGCCGTCCCACATCTTctaaaccactgctctcagcaAAACACATtgacaaacaacaaaacaagaaaatagtgtcacagtattggactggccttcccagtccctaGACGCCAAccacattgaaaatgtgtggggcactatgaaaacgcatcttgccggaagcgCAGTCTATGATTTAAAGCAGCTCGTgcatcaagttcgcaaaatctagtcgtACTTGTCGGCGAGCTACACAGAAAAGCTGGTACAAAGCATGAAAAAGAGTGAGACTACATGGTTTATTGAagaattgcgactcgtagttttgtacatataaTACTTTACATgacattaaacattttaaatatacttCATGAACAATCGCGGTtgcttttttctgacacagactgtaaatcCATCTCGAATCCTCTATGATATAACCCGTTAGATCAGTTTTCTTGTTATACCTCCTGAGCGTTGTTTGTTCGAAGAAGGGGCCGAACATTCGCAAAGGAAATGATGGATACTTTCTTTGCTATCATTCAGGCAGCTGCGACAGGTTATTTAATAGGAAAGTGATATTTCTGCAGGATGCTTTTTTtagatgggttggtgcgtgaccactTTTCGCACAAGTTCGAAATActgggcacgaaacaccaattgatataaaaagttttttctaatagcggtcgcacctcggcagacaatggcaaactttcgagtgaatttctgccatgaaaaagcttccaCTACTCTACTACTTAGTTTGTTGGCATTGCATTGCCGCCTTAAGTGAGACCACCAATCTAAAGGCCTGGTATGGGCACATTTCGTACaactttgtataatttttaaccTGTCTAATAAAAATCTGTTAACTACAGGTTGCATATGTCTGGTTACCCGGAAATTATCACAACTTACGAAAAATTAGCAGCGTACTGAATTTAGACTTGTTGTGCAAAGTTATGCGAAGTTGTGCAAAGTATGCACAATCAGACCTTTAGACGGGATAATTTAATGTTGGCCTTTTATTGGCAGTATACAACTAAATCCAAAGTTTTAGTTTCTTTCCACAGTTTTTGCTGAGAATCCTCTTATAACTACAATACGGCAATGTAAAGTAAGCTTCCTCCTTGCATTTCTTTACGTTAATCTTCCAATATATTTAGTAGCAATAGTGGCTTTATCTCCTGCAAAAGTACTTTAAAGATAAAGGCATTACCTCGCCGCCTAAAGGAAAAAACTTAACTGGGGTTTGCTTCTATTAACAAGTAATACTCAAGGCGAATTGGGTACtgaaggtggcgccattaaaaagcagttactt is from Anastrepha ludens isolate Willacy chromosome 4, idAnaLude1.1, whole genome shotgun sequence and encodes:
- the LOC128859645 gene encoding putative phospholipase B-like lamina ancestor, whose amino-acid sequence is MLKVVGASWQKTRIGTYILIGAGLLVIGAFFISYMERPKYNGTYCATAFWSKQTGFHIEYWKQQNDLLNIPKGAARVCYKDSIYENGWAQIEVETQRTYPDWVQAFGAGILEGSLTWNNIYNQWKNTIESSCERDEDSQTFCSWLRDLLDENYIRIKETAVQRGEHDHYWHQISLYFSQLEGLETGYIRGASRARSDLEEEIPFSDFLLLNAAADIQDLKIYFENFVWMKSNETADTETEDVATAEASAKEAETGPKNFFLPSATMLTKIFQTADAPTWRLLFGHSTAGSYASMLRIQKRYKFHYHFSPNQRSNTVPGVDITFTGYPGILGSTDDFYIVKGRQVQSIVGGVGIKNENLDLWKTVNVTQALPLAARVMAANRIAQNRRTWAKAMSRHPFTGCKQWITVDLNKLRPQDNLYMTLAEDEKHDDAALPLNAADEAAINERHNRNKGLVWIVEQLPGRMHLKDVSEKFLTGANSTWIANGVPYFDEMLQASGVSPENAYLDMKAALDEELTNLEAVDQFMRKHGFRGDLLGEESVAYGNIDIKLFSYNAQIGISDYHAFAGPIFIRLQHVQPREAIASVASESTDIASNLMDGRLSVSIDDASQLAELERITEHRSVRNDIQANAMRKASSGPFKWSIVLDHVADVQHQGHPDEFNFGKVSPTWAW